From Abyssibius alkaniclasticus:
GCTGCGTGCGGGCGAAGATGCGTTGTCAGCCCTGCTGGCCGGCCTGCCCGCCGGCACGGTCTCTGGTGCGCCGAAGGTGCGCGCGATGGAGATTATCGACGAGCTGGAGCATGAGAAACGCGGCGTCTATGGCGGTGGTGTCGGTTATTTTTCAGCCGCGGGCAGTATGGATATCTGCATCGCGCTGCGCACGGCGGTTATCAAGGACGAGGTTCTGTATATCCAGGCCGGTGGCGGCGTGGTCGCCGATAGCGACCCCGAAGCCGAGTTTGAAGAAACCGTCAACAAATCCAAAGCCTTGCGCATGGCCGCCGAGGATGCGGCGCTGTTTGTCAAACCCTATTCCAGCCAATAGGTCAGGGTTTGCGCATGACGGCCGAAACCGGCGCCAGCACAAGGCCGCGCGGCTTGGGTGCATTGGCCCATGACAGCAAGACATCCAGTGTAAGATTGTCCATCTGCACGACAACCACCTGATTGCCGGTTTCGAGCGCATTGCGCGTGGCCGTATCCAGCGCCAGCCGGGCATCGCTGCTGGACATGGCGGGTGTGACCGAACTGTTGATCGCCATTGCCGGCAGGCCGGCCTCGCCCACCTGCCCCAAAATGCCGCCAAACCCGGTTTGCCCGACATAGGCCAGCCCGTATTCGCCCAGCAGTGACAGCAGGGTGATATTGGCCGCCGGGTTGCTGCCCGTTGCCTCATCGAACACGCCAACGCTGCCATTCATCGTGGCAATCGCCTGGCTGATCGCGGGCACCGAATCGCGGATGTCGCGGCGCAAAAGGGTGAGAACCTCAAAGCCATAGGCGCGATAGGCGCCAATATTCTGGCCCTGTGTGACCGGGTCAATCGCCACGGTCAGCGGCAATCCGGCCAGCGGGGCCAGATCAAAGCCGACAGGCGCGACCAGCACAACCGCCAGCCCGCGCGAGCCGCTTGGCAGGTTGAAGGGCATGGCATTACGCTCAAACGCCGCAAGCTGGCGCTGCGCGGTTGCAGGCGCCGGTGTTGCAGGTGCCACGGGCGCGGCTTGCGGGGTTGCCGCAACCTGTGGTGCTGCGGGTTGCGCAGGCACGGTTGCAGGTTGCGCGGCGGGCGCATTCGCCGCCGCCGCAGGGCTGCCCGCAGGGTCAGCCGGTTTGAAGATGATGGTCAAGCCTACAAAAACAATCGCACACAACACTAGCCCTTTTACGAGCCCCGTCAAAAATCCGATAATTCCTTGCACCCGCCACCCCATGCTGAATAATTAGTTGCGATGCCGCCTGTGCGGCTTTTCAATGCCCCCCAGACGCTTTACACGTTTATAAGGTATTCCCCGCTGGTGCCAGCCTAATATCGACGATTAATGAGGGCTAAATGCTGCTGCTGATTGATAATTATGACAGCTTCACATGGAATCTGGTCCACTACCTTTCGGAATTGGGCGCGAAGGTCGAGGTGCGCCGCAACGACGCGCTGAATGTGCAAGAGGCGATGGCGCTGC
This genomic window contains:
- a CDS encoding divergent polysaccharide deacetylase family protein; the encoded protein is MTIIFKPADPAGSPAAAANAPAAQPATVPAQPAAPQVAATPQAAPVAPATPAPATAQRQLAAFERNAMPFNLPSGSRGLAVVLVAPVGFDLAPLAGLPLTVAIDPVTQGQNIGAYRAYGFEVLTLLRRDIRDSVPAISQAIATMNGSVGVFDEATGSNPAANITLLSLLGEYGLAYVGQTGFGGILGQVGEAGLPAMAINSSVTPAMSSSDARLALDTATRNALETGNQVVVVQMDNLTLDVLLSWANAPKPRGLVLAPVSAVMRKP